A genomic segment from Bosea sp. OAE506 encodes:
- a CDS encoding GNAT family N-acetyltransferase — MDRVMALRGAPAMGVEGKAASVAPHQPEQPVVLEARPLSACGDIAEAWVHLAGRALEPNPFFEPGFLLAAAQHLVAFREVTVLLAWQGAAEGSQRRLLGFVPVFPRHGFFLPDALIGLSDRRIASGAPLLDRQRAAAVVDTLLSPRRQRLIDGQGLVLRAIDRDGPLAASLRELAEGGLRAGFAVTVSPSPGRMPRPGIAAAEVPEGLTGVKLVEPRSQAALRDAVEFILAMEASGLRGRAGAATLHDTREVGFLRAMTRHLARSRQCRVGLLMREDDPLAGAILIGRGPLNWLYLGVQDEAEAERQPLRALIAAMRRGMPARRIILPTDFALDGDGGVTTADLHLASGTVATPRDLAGRARDAIRRSLSRLPRVGGRGLKPPRAGAA; from the coding sequence ATGGATCGGGTCATGGCGTTGAGGGGTGCGCCCGCGATGGGCGTGGAGGGCAAGGCAGCGTCGGTGGCGCCGCACCAGCCGGAGCAGCCGGTCGTTCTTGAAGCGAGGCCGCTTTCCGCCTGCGGCGACATCGCCGAGGCTTGGGTCCATCTGGCTGGGCGCGCGCTCGAACCCAATCCGTTCTTCGAACCGGGCTTCCTGCTCGCGGCCGCACAGCATCTCGTCGCGTTTCGCGAGGTCACGGTGCTTCTGGCCTGGCAGGGAGCCGCGGAGGGGTCGCAGCGGCGTCTGCTCGGCTTCGTCCCGGTCTTTCCCCGGCACGGCTTCTTCCTGCCGGATGCGCTGATCGGCCTCTCGGATCGTCGCATCGCCTCGGGTGCACCCCTGCTCGACCGGCAACGGGCCGCGGCGGTGGTCGACACGCTTCTCTCCCCGCGCCGGCAGCGGCTGATCGACGGGCAGGGCCTCGTTCTGCGGGCGATCGACCGGGACGGGCCGCTGGCCGCGAGCCTGCGGGAACTGGCCGAGGGTGGCCTGCGTGCGGGTTTCGCGGTCACGGTCTCGCCATCGCCCGGCCGGATGCCACGACCCGGCATCGCAGCGGCAGAGGTGCCGGAGGGCCTGACCGGGGTGAAGCTGGTCGAGCCGCGCTCGCAGGCCGCCCTGCGCGATGCGGTCGAATTCATCCTGGCGATGGAGGCCTCGGGCCTGCGCGGCCGGGCCGGCGCCGCGACGCTGCACGACACGCGCGAGGTCGGCTTCCTGCGCGCCATGACGCGCCATCTCGCCCGCAGCCGGCAGTGCCGCGTCGGCCTGCTGATGCGGGAGGACGATCCGCTCGCCGGTGCGATCCTGATCGGACGCGGCCCGCTCAACTGGCTTTATCTCGGCGTGCAGGACGAGGCCGAGGCGGAGCGGCAACCGCTGCGGGCGCTGATCGCGGCGATGCGGCGGGGGATGCCGGCACGGCGGATCATCCTGCCGACGGACTTTGCCCTCGACGGCGATGGTGGGGTGACGACGGCCGACCTGCATCTGGCGAGCGGCACCGTGGCGACGCCGCGCGACCTCGCCGGCCGTGCGCGGGATGCGATCAGGCGGTCCCTGTCACGCCTGCCGCGCGTCGGCGGGCGTGGACTCAAGCCTCCGCGCGCAGGAGCCGCCTGA
- a CDS encoding MFS transporter, whose product MIVFFALLPAYFLSIFYRSFLSVIAGPVMSDLAIGPREFGLLGAAWFTTFAIAQFPIGWALDRLGPRRTVTAAMAVGSAGAFLFAEATGALSGTLAMALIGIGCAPIFMASLFLFARTAEPARFAFLTSVFIGLGSLGNLVGAAPLAIAAARFGWRPSMLVMAGCFLIATALAALLIRDPVRAESASGKAEGLLAGLASILKLRPLWLLAPITLTAYAILATARGLWVGPYMAGVHGFDAVSAGNAATAMALTMVAGAFIYGGLEKALGRIKPLVFWGTIGTAGCFALLAAFGAGSSVLAVALFALIGAVGFTYAILMAHARLFFPAHLLGRGMTAVNFLFIAGAALTQSGSGWFIASQRAAGLDAATTFAHLHWAFAGLLLASAAIYAFTPERPAA is encoded by the coding sequence TTGATCGTCTTCTTCGCGCTGCTGCCGGCCTATTTTCTGTCGATCTTCTACCGGTCGTTCCTGAGCGTCATCGCCGGGCCGGTAATGAGCGATCTCGCCATCGGCCCACGTGAATTCGGGCTGCTCGGCGCGGCCTGGTTCACCACCTTCGCGATCGCGCAGTTCCCGATCGGCTGGGCGCTCGACCGGCTCGGCCCGCGCCGCACCGTCACCGCCGCCATGGCGGTGGGCAGTGCCGGCGCCTTTCTCTTCGCGGAAGCGACGGGCGCGCTCTCGGGCACGCTGGCAATGGCGCTGATCGGCATCGGCTGCGCGCCGATCTTCATGGCGAGCCTCTTCCTCTTCGCCCGGACGGCCGAGCCCGCTCGCTTCGCCTTCCTGACCTCGGTCTTCATCGGGTTGGGATCGCTCGGCAATCTGGTCGGCGCCGCACCGCTCGCCATCGCCGCCGCCCGCTTCGGCTGGCGCCCTTCCATGCTCGTCATGGCGGGCTGCTTTCTCATCGCGACCGCGCTGGCCGCGCTGCTGATCCGCGACCCCGTGCGCGCCGAGAGCGCCTCGGGCAAGGCAGAGGGGCTGCTCGCCGGCCTCGCCAGCATCCTGAAGCTGCGGCCGCTCTGGTTGCTCGCCCCGATCACGCTGACGGCTTATGCGATCCTCGCCACCGCACGGGGACTCTGGGTCGGCCCCTATATGGCCGGCGTCCACGGCTTCGACGCCGTCTCGGCCGGCAACGCCGCAACCGCGATGGCGCTGACGATGGTCGCCGGCGCCTTCATCTATGGCGGGCTCGAAAAGGCGCTCGGACGGATCAAGCCGCTGGTGTTCTGGGGCACGATCGGCACGGCAGGCTGCTTCGCGTTGCTGGCGGCCTTCGGGGCAGGCTCCTCGGTTCTCGCCGTCGCCCTTTTCGCGCTGATCGGCGCCGTCGGCTTCACCTATGCCATCCTGATGGCGCATGCGCGCCTGTTCTTTCCGGCGCATCTGCTCGGGCGCGGCATGACGGCCGTCAATTTCCTCTTCATCGCGGGCGCGGCCCTGACGCAGTCCGGTTCCGGCTGGTTCATCGCCAGCCAGCGCGCCGCCGGCCTCGACGCGGCCACGACCTTCGCCCATCTGCACTGGGCCTTCGCGGGGCTCCTGCTGGCTTCGGCGGCGATCTACGCCTTCACCCCGGAGCGGCCGGCGGCCTGA
- a CDS encoding type II toxin-antitoxin system VapC family toxin, with product MRATLVDANIFLDLVTNDPVWGEWSAGQLAAAISSGPLLVNDVIYAEISIRFSEIGKLDEMLADFRVVHEAIPRRALFEAGKAFKRYRSAGGLRGSVLPDFFIGAHAAAADLRLLTRDARRYRTYYPEVDLVTP from the coding sequence GTGAGGGCCACGCTGGTCGATGCCAACATCTTCCTTGATCTGGTGACCAACGATCCCGTCTGGGGCGAATGGTCAGCCGGCCAGCTCGCCGCCGCGATCAGCAGTGGCCCGCTGCTGGTCAACGATGTGATCTATGCCGAGATCTCGATCCGGTTCAGCGAGATCGGCAAACTCGACGAGATGCTGGCGGACTTCCGCGTCGTGCATGAAGCGATTCCGCGAAGGGCGCTGTTCGAGGCGGGAAAAGCCTTCAAGCGCTACCGTTCCGCTGGAGGGCTCCGCGGAAGCGTACTGCCCGATTTCTTCATCGGGGCCCACGCGGCGGCGGCCGATCTCAGGCTGCTCACACGCGATGCGAGGCGCTACCGCACCTATTATCCCGAAGTGGACCTGGTCACGCCCTGA
- a CDS encoding acetyl-CoA acetyltransferase — protein sequence MSAAIVGWAHTPFGKQDAETIESLIVRVTTDALVDAGITADQVDEIVLGHFNAGFSAQDFTASLVLQADPALRFKPATRVENACATGSAAVQQGVRAIKAGAAKIVLVVGVEQMTTTPGPEIGKNLLKASYLPEEGATQGGFAGVFGGIAAAYFQRHGDQSDALAMIAAKNHKNGVDNPYAQMRKDLGFAFCREESEKNPYVAGPLKRTDCSLVSDGAAAIVLADEETALTMRRAVGFRGTAHVQDFLPVSKRDILRFEGATRAWQQALSAAGVTLDDLSFVETHDCFTIAELLEYEAMGLTREGDGARAIKEGWTQKDGKLPVNVSGGLKAKGHPIGATGVSMHVLSAMQLVGEAPEGMQLKDARLGGIFNMGGSAVANYVSVLERIK from the coding sequence ATGAGCGCTGCGATCGTCGGTTGGGCCCATACGCCGTTCGGCAAGCAGGATGCAGAGACGATCGAGAGCCTGATCGTTCGGGTGACGACCGACGCGCTGGTCGATGCCGGCATCACCGCCGACCAAGTCGACGAGATCGTTCTCGGCCATTTCAATGCCGGCTTCTCGGCACAGGACTTCACCGCCTCGCTCGTGCTCCAGGCCGATCCGGCGCTGCGCTTCAAGCCCGCGACCCGCGTCGAGAACGCCTGCGCCACCGGCTCTGCCGCCGTGCAGCAGGGCGTGCGCGCGATCAAGGCCGGCGCAGCCAAGATCGTGCTCGTCGTCGGCGTCGAACAGATGACCACGACGCCCGGCCCCGAGATCGGCAAGAACCTTCTCAAGGCCTCCTATCTTCCCGAGGAAGGCGCCACGCAGGGCGGCTTCGCCGGCGTGTTCGGCGGCATTGCGGCCGCCTATTTCCAGCGCCATGGCGACCAGTCCGACGCGCTGGCGATGATCGCCGCGAAGAACCACAAGAACGGCGTCGACAATCCCTATGCCCAGATGCGCAAGGACCTCGGCTTCGCCTTCTGCCGCGAGGAGAGCGAGAAGAACCCCTATGTCGCCGGCCCGCTGAAGCGCACCGACTGCTCGCTGGTCTCCGACGGTGCCGCCGCGATCGTGCTGGCCGACGAGGAGACGGCGCTGACCATGCGCCGCGCCGTCGGCTTCCGTGGCACGGCCCATGTCCAGGATTTCCTTCCCGTCTCCAAGCGCGACATCCTGCGCTTCGAGGGCGCGACGCGCGCCTGGCAGCAGGCGCTCAGCGCAGCCGGCGTGACGCTCGACGACCTCTCCTTCGTCGAGACGCATGACTGCTTCACCATCGCCGAGCTGCTGGAATACGAGGCCATGGGCCTGACCCGCGAAGGCGACGGCGCCCGCGCCATCAAGGAAGGCTGGACGCAAAAGGACGGCAAGCTGCCGGTCAACGTCTCCGGCGGCCTCAAGGCCAAGGGCCACCCGATCGGCGCCACCGGCGTCTCGATGCATGTGCTCAGCGCGATGCAGCTCGTCGGTGAGGCCCCGGAGGGCATGCAGCTGAAGGACGCCCGACTCGGCGGCATCTTCAACATGGGCGGTTCGGCGGTGGCGAACTACGTCTCGGTGCTCGAGCGGATCAAGTGA
- a CDS encoding ABC transporter permease, which translates to MTRSTWLKLAPYLFTIGFFLIWEAACRAFAISAFILPPPSAVWGALVQYQKPLYTNAFHTLWMTSLGFGLSILFGLALGLLVGSSKLIYAGLNPLLVGFNSIPKVAVVPILVIWFGVGWLPPVLTAFVISFFPIVVNVATGLATIEPETEDVLKALGASRMDIMTKVGIPRSLPYLFGALKVSITLAYVGSVIGEQNASNLGLGNLITRASADFNVPLIFAALIVLAVLGVFLVAIVDIVESRMTGWAKRSQLGNA; encoded by the coding sequence ATGACCCGCTCGACCTGGCTCAAACTCGCGCCCTATTTGTTCACGATCGGCTTCTTCCTGATCTGGGAGGCCGCCTGCCGCGCCTTCGCGATCTCGGCCTTCATCCTGCCGCCGCCCTCGGCGGTGTGGGGCGCGCTGGTCCAGTATCAGAAGCCGCTCTACACCAACGCCTTCCACACGCTCTGGATGACCTCGCTGGGCTTCGGGCTGTCGATCCTGTTCGGGCTGGCGCTGGGGTTGCTGGTCGGCTCCTCGAAGCTGATCTATGCGGGGCTAAATCCGCTGCTGGTCGGCTTCAACTCGATCCCGAAGGTGGCGGTGGTGCCGATCCTGGTGATCTGGTTCGGCGTCGGCTGGTTGCCGCCGGTGCTGACCGCCTTCGTGATCTCGTTCTTCCCGATCGTGGTCAATGTCGCCACGGGCCTGGCCACGATCGAGCCGGAGACGGAGGATGTGCTGAAGGCGCTCGGCGCCAGCCGCATGGACATCATGACCAAGGTCGGCATCCCGCGCTCGCTGCCCTATCTCTTCGGGGCGCTGAAGGTCTCGATCACGCTGGCCTATGTCGGCTCGGTGATCGGCGAGCAGAACGCCTCCAACCTCGGCCTCGGCAACCTGATCACGCGCGCCTCGGCGGATTTTAACGTGCCGCTGATCTTCGCCGCGCTGATTGTGCTGGCCGTGCTCGGCGTCTTCCTGGTCGCGATCGTCGATATCGTCGAGAGCCGGATGACCGGCTGGGCGAAGCGCTCACAGCTCGGCAACGCCTGA
- a CDS encoding AbrB/MazE/SpoVT family DNA-binding domain-containing protein — translation MATTVTSKGQVTIPKPVRDRLGIKPGNAVDFRMDPDGRVVLLKVEGSSANPFEKWRGSAGPGLSTDEIMTLTRGDA, via the coding sequence ATGGCGACGACCGTCACCAGCAAGGGCCAGGTCACGATACCGAAACCGGTTCGCGACCGGCTCGGGATCAAGCCGGGAAACGCCGTCGACTTTCGCATGGACCCTGACGGGCGGGTCGTGCTGCTGAAGGTCGAGGGCTCATCCGCCAACCCCTTCGAAAAATGGCGGGGCTCGGCTGGGCCCGGCTTGAGCACCGACGAGATCATGACCCTGACCCGCGGTGACGCGTGA
- a CDS encoding GTP-binding protein, whose protein sequence is MSSPQVRPEPLPLTLLTGFLGAGKTTLLNRLLKDPALAQTVVVVNEFGEVGLDHLLIQGVEDGMILLDSGCLCCTIRDDLIVTMEDLLRRRDNGRIGPFTRVVIETTGLADPAPILNVLINHPYLAMRFRLDGVVTLVDAVNGMATLDAHEEARKQVVAADRLVLTKADLVDRPADLAPLRQRLALLNPGVAVLGPQAAASSLFAAGLYDLAQRPAEIGQWLARETLPGERPKHDHDHGGHHHGHHHGHGHDHDHHGHDHHDHDHHHHDVNRHDASIRAFALTAESPIQQATVDLFWTLLRSVHGPKLLRIKGLVKVAEHPDQPLLLHAVQQILHPPVMLEAWPDADRRSRLVLIVKDIEESVVQQLWAAFLGQAAQAGTAASA, encoded by the coding sequence ATGTCTTCTCCGCAAGTCCGTCCCGAGCCGCTGCCGCTGACCCTGCTGACCGGGTTCCTGGGCGCCGGCAAGACGACGCTCCTCAACCGCCTGCTGAAGGACCCCGCGCTCGCACAGACGGTCGTCGTCGTGAACGAGTTCGGCGAGGTCGGTCTCGACCATCTGCTGATCCAGGGCGTCGAGGACGGCATGATCCTGCTCGATTCCGGCTGCCTGTGCTGCACGATTCGCGACGACCTGATCGTCACCATGGAGGATCTGCTGCGCCGTCGCGACAATGGCCGCATCGGGCCGTTCACGCGCGTCGTCATCGAGACCACGGGACTGGCCGACCCCGCGCCGATCCTCAACGTGCTGATCAACCACCCCTATCTCGCGATGCGCTTCCGGCTCGACGGGGTGGTGACGCTGGTCGACGCGGTCAATGGCATGGCGACGCTGGACGCCCATGAAGAGGCGCGCAAGCAGGTCGTCGCGGCGGACCGCCTGGTGCTGACCAAGGCGGATCTGGTGGATCGCCCGGCCGATCTCGCGCCGCTGCGCCAGCGCCTGGCGCTCCTCAACCCCGGCGTCGCCGTTCTCGGTCCGCAGGCCGCGGCCAGTTCGCTGTTCGCGGCCGGTCTCTACGATCTGGCACAGCGCCCGGCCGAGATCGGCCAGTGGCTGGCCCGCGAAACCCTGCCGGGCGAGCGCCCGAAGCATGATCATGACCATGGCGGCCACCATCATGGGCATCATCACGGCCATGGGCACGACCATGATCATCACGGGCACGACCATCACGATCACGACCACCATCACCACGACGTCAACCGCCACGATGCGAGCATCCGCGCCTTTGCGCTGACCGCGGAGAGCCCGATCCAGCAGGCGACGGTCGATCTGTTCTGGACGCTGCTGCGCTCCGTCCATGGGCCGAAGCTCCTGCGCATCAAGGGTCTGGTGAAGGTTGCCGAGCATCCCGACCAGCCGCTGCTGCTGCATGCCGTGCAGCAGATCCTGCATCCGCCGGTGATGCTCGAGGCGTGGCCGGACGCAGACCGCCGCTCGCGGCTCGTGCTGATCGTCAAGGATATCGAGGAGAGCGTGGTGCAGCAGCTCTGGGCCGCCTTCCTCGGCCAGGCCGCGCAAGCCGGGACCGCAGCCAGCGCCTGA
- a CDS encoding DMT family transporter, whose protein sequence is MSAETAETARRQGMAMALTAAAAYGTNIVSAQIAGQAGLSGPLLVFYRVFIMLALVGLALLIWRSSLAVPRSERRALLLFGVMSALVGSAYLSSVAFLPVTVAAVVFFTYPVLIVLAEPFVTRIPFRLERLLAACAAFIGVALVVGPDFHGLDPRGLILALLASLGAATQFFAGAALPQTPLAARLFWSHLLILPVTALILAVTGGFQSPAAFALAPLAAAVTIGGYLIGFLMQVAAMTRISPGAAGLAFCAEPVCAVLIAAVVLGERLGPLQYLGCALVVATLVINVTLEHVRRPVAPA, encoded by the coding sequence TTGAGCGCCGAGACGGCCGAAACCGCCCGGCGGCAGGGCATGGCGATGGCGCTGACCGCCGCCGCCGCCTATGGCACGAACATCGTCAGTGCGCAGATCGCCGGCCAGGCCGGGCTGAGCGGGCCCCTTCTCGTTTTCTACCGCGTCTTCATCATGCTGGCGCTCGTGGGGCTGGCGCTGCTGATCTGGCGCTCTTCGCTCGCCGTCCCGCGCTCCGAGCGGCGCGCGCTCCTGCTCTTCGGGGTGATGAGCGCGCTGGTCGGGTCGGCCTATCTGTCCTCGGTCGCCTTCCTGCCGGTCACGGTCGCAGCGGTGGTCTTCTTCACCTATCCGGTGCTGATCGTGCTGGCCGAGCCCTTCGTCACGCGGATCCCCTTCCGGCTCGAACGGTTGCTCGCGGCCTGTGCGGCCTTCATCGGCGTCGCGCTGGTGGTGGGACCGGATTTCCATGGGCTCGATCCGCGCGGCCTCATCCTGGCACTGCTGGCGAGCCTGGGTGCCGCAACGCAGTTCTTCGCCGGCGCCGCGCTGCCGCAGACGCCGCTCGCGGCCCGGCTGTTCTGGTCGCATCTGCTCATCCTGCCCGTGACCGCGCTGATCCTGGCCGTGACCGGCGGGTTCCAGTCGCCGGCCGCCTTTGCGCTGGCGCCGCTCGCCGCGGCGGTGACGATCGGCGGTTACCTGATCGGCTTCCTCATGCAGGTAGCCGCGATGACGCGGATCTCGCCGGGGGCGGCCGGGCTCGCCTTCTGCGCCGAGCCGGTCTGCGCCGTGCTGATCGCCGCGGTCGTGCTCGGCGAACGGCTGGGGCCGCTGCAATATCTCGGCTGCGCCCTTGTCGTGGCGACACTGGTCATTAATGTAACATTAGAACATGTCCGGCGCCCGGTGGCTCCGGCCTGA
- a CDS encoding J domain-containing protein, translating to MNFNSRLFDRIRIGPSEAEAVQESDAPRCDHPGCKRPGEFRAPQGRGREGKFFLFCLEHVKAYNATYNYFAGMNDEALAEYAKDAAIGHRPTWKLGVNSKAARMAQRGRVAGGEQADVQDAFNIFGARRAQTASQPEPRVGVVARKALEALGLDENADAAAIKAKYKELVKRFHPDANGGDRSREGTLQEILKAYQQLKSTGMV from the coding sequence ATGAACTTCAACTCGCGCCTGTTCGACCGTATCAGGATCGGCCCTTCCGAGGCGGAAGCGGTCCAGGAATCCGATGCGCCGCGTTGCGACCATCCGGGCTGCAAGCGGCCGGGCGAATTCCGCGCGCCCCAGGGACGTGGCCGGGAAGGCAAGTTCTTCCTGTTCTGCCTGGAGCATGTGAAGGCCTACAACGCGACCTACAACTACTTTGCCGGGATGAACGACGAGGCACTGGCGGAATACGCCAAGGACGCGGCGATCGGCCACCGCCCGACCTGGAAGCTCGGCGTCAATTCGAAGGCAGCGCGCATGGCGCAGCGCGGGCGCGTCGCCGGCGGCGAGCAGGCCGATGTGCAGGACGCCTTCAACATCTTTGGCGCCCGGCGGGCGCAGACGGCGTCGCAGCCGGAACCGCGCGTCGGCGTGGTCGCCCGCAAGGCGCTGGAGGCGCTGGGACTGGACGAGAATGCCGACGCCGCCGCGATCAAGGCAAAGTACAAGGAACTGGTGAAGCGCTTCCACCCGGACGCCAATGGCGGCGACCGTTCGCGCGAGGGCACGCTCCAGGAAATCCTGAAGGCCTATCAGCAGCTCAAATCGACCGGCATGGTCTGA
- a CDS encoding serine hydrolase, giving the protein MIVSRLTAALVFGSVLVGPAHAGTSLVIDAASGAVLSAENAGQPWHPASTTKMMTAYLALKAVRDGRLGLETAIPASKLAASQPRVKVYIKAGQEVTLDNALRIMMVKSANDIAYVIAEGVGGDVERFVAMMNAEAARLGMRDSHFVNPNGWHHPDQQTSARDLAILAMALMREFPDYSDYWNTPSVQLGKQVLNNTNGLVGRYPGVGGMKTGYVCASGFNVVATATRGGRTLIAVVLGALSGTERTIKAAQLLDDGFSKWGGGGYTVASLPSQGGRASSICGDVQRRGGGVALADDADSAGPIAAQATGIGGNADDGGRFATASTLVFGSPSSVLTRLPSGKISLGPRTETMPVPVAFGRSPGSASAPLAANVTGGGDSRVARGAAPVVAPSAPVSAGLFGAQGSGIFADRGRTPSSNGAIPGSTTAFAPSDPETAQPSQAGGPLRLQGAIQSGAAAPASLRAGAASGIKPLPRPPAKPLLVKPTGKAAPATASAKPAAGKPAQAAAKPQPAKPPVKPKAKPNDDA; this is encoded by the coding sequence ATGATCGTCTCCCGCCTCACCGCCGCCCTCGTCTTCGGATCCGTGCTGGTCGGCCCGGCCCATGCCGGAACCAGCCTCGTGATCGATGCCGCCAGCGGTGCGGTGCTCTCGGCGGAAAATGCGGGCCAGCCCTGGCATCCGGCTTCGACCACCAAGATGATGACGGCCTATCTCGCGCTCAAGGCGGTGCGCGACGGGCGCCTCGGGCTGGAGACCGCGATCCCGGCCTCGAAGCTGGCCGCGAGCCAGCCGCGGGTGAAGGTCTACATCAAGGCCGGCCAGGAGGTGACCCTCGACAACGCATTGCGGATCATGATGGTGAAGTCGGCCAACGACATCGCCTATGTGATCGCCGAAGGCGTCGGTGGCGATGTCGAGCGCTTCGTGGCGATGATGAACGCGGAAGCCGCGCGGCTGGGCATGCGCGACAGCCATTTCGTCAATCCCAATGGCTGGCACCATCCCGACCAGCAGACCAGCGCGCGCGATCTCGCGATCCTCGCCATGGCGCTGATGCGCGAGTTCCCGGACTATTCCGACTACTGGAACACGCCGTCGGTCCAGCTCGGCAAGCAGGTGCTGAACAACACCAACGGGCTCGTCGGCCGCTATCCCGGCGTCGGCGGCATGAAGACCGGCTATGTCTGCGCCTCGGGCTTCAACGTCGTCGCCACCGCGACCCGTGGCGGGCGCACGCTGATCGCGGTCGTGCTCGGCGCGCTGTCCGGCACCGAGCGCACGATCAAGGCGGCGCAGCTGCTCGATGACGGTTTCTCGAAATGGGGCGGGGGTGGATACACCGTCGCGTCGCTGCCGTCGCAAGGCGGGCGCGCCAGCAGCATCTGCGGCGATGTCCAGCGCAGGGGCGGCGGCGTCGCGCTTGCCGACGATGCCGACAGCGCTGGACCGATCGCGGCGCAAGCCACGGGCATCGGCGGCAATGCCGATGATGGCGGGCGCTTCGCCACCGCCTCGACGCTAGTCTTCGGCAGCCCGTCTTCGGTCCTGACGCGCCTGCCCTCCGGCAAGATTTCGCTCGGCCCGCGGACAGAGACGATGCCGGTGCCGGTCGCCTTCGGCCGTAGCCCCGGCTCGGCCTCCGCCCCGCTCGCGGCCAATGTCACGGGCGGCGGCGACAGCCGCGTCGCGCGCGGCGCGGCGCCTGTGGTTGCGCCCTCGGCGCCGGTTTCGGCCGGCCTGTTCGGCGCCCAGGGCAGCGGGATCTTCGCCGATCGCGGCCGCACGCCGTCGAGCAATGGCGCAATCCCCGGTTCCACCACGGCTTTCGCGCCGAGCGATCCGGAGACGGCGCAGCCCTCGCAGGCCGGTGGACCGCTGCGTCTGCAGGGTGCGATCCAGTCCGGCGCCGCGGCTCCGGCGAGCCTGCGTGCCGGTGCGGCCTCCGGCATCAAGCCGCTGCCGCGCCCGCCGGCAAAACCGCTGCTGGTGAAGCCCACCGGCAAGGCCGCGCCCGCGACCGCCTCGGCCAAGCCCGCTGCGGGCAAGCCTGCCCAGGCCGCCGCCAAGCCGCAGCCGGCCAAGCCTCCGGTCAAGCCCAAGGCCAAGCCGAACGACGACGCCTGA
- a CDS encoding DMT family transporter, which produces MSLALLWIPATIAASLLQTARNLTQRSLTEIIGVVGATQVRFLFGLPFALLFLAIVCTVAGRLPPEIGAGSLAYTIAGALTQIAATALMLAAMRERSFAVTTAYTKTEPVQVAIFGALLLGDTLTPLKFLAVLIATAGVVVVSWKPGEKLTRAGLRPALLGVGAGAFFALSAIGYRGAIQALPEGGFFIRATTILALGLFLQTLVLTLYMLAANRPALISSLRNWRKSLSAGFLGAAASQCWFIGFSLTSAANVRTLALIEVPLAQIASRRIFAEGTSRREMTGMAMIVGGVGLLLSIAL; this is translated from the coding sequence GTGAGCCTCGCCCTTCTCTGGATTCCGGCGACCATCGCCGCATCGCTGCTGCAGACCGCCCGCAACCTCACCCAGCGCTCCCTGACCGAGATCATCGGCGTCGTCGGCGCAACGCAGGTCCGCTTCCTGTTCGGCCTGCCCTTCGCGCTGCTCTTCCTCGCCATCGTCTGCACTGTGGCGGGGCGGCTGCCGCCCGAGATCGGAGCCGGCTCCCTCGCCTACACCATCGCCGGCGCCCTCACCCAGATCGCCGCCACGGCCCTGATGCTGGCGGCGATGCGCGAGCGCTCCTTCGCCGTGACGACCGCCTACACCAAGACCGAGCCGGTCCAGGTTGCGATCTTCGGTGCGCTGCTGCTCGGCGATACGCTGACGCCGCTGAAGTTCCTGGCGGTCCTGATCGCCACCGCCGGCGTCGTCGTGGTGTCCTGGAAGCCGGGCGAGAAGCTCACCCGTGCCGGGCTGCGCCCCGCCCTGCTCGGCGTCGGCGCCGGTGCCTTCTTCGCGCTCTCGGCGATCGGCTATCGCGGGGCCATCCAGGCCCTGCCGGAGGGCGGCTTCTTCATCCGAGCGACCACGATCCTGGCGCTCGGCCTGTTCCTCCAGACGCTGGTGCTGACGCTCTACATGCTCGCCGCGAACCGCCCGGCCCTGATCTCCAGCCTGCGCAACTGGCGCAAATCCCTCTCGGCCGGCTTTCTGGGCGCAGCGGCGTCGCAATGCTGGTTCATCGGCTTCTCGCTGACGAGCGCCGCCAATGTCCGCACGCTCGCCCTGATCGAGGTGCCGCTGGCGCAGATCGCCTCGCGGCGGATCTTCGCCGAGGGCACCAGCCGGCGGGAAATGACGGGCATGGCGATGATCGTCGGCGGAGTCGGTCTGCTCCTGTCCATCGCCCTTTAA